Sequence from the Burkholderia sp. GAS332 genome:
CGACTAAGCTCTGTCACCGTGAATTTTTCACACTCAACCATGGAGTCTCGAATATGGAACACGGCATCATTGCATGGCTCATCATCGGCGCAGTCGCCGGCTGGCTGGCCGGCGTGCTCGTCAAGGGCGGCGGCTTTGGCCTGATCGTCGACATCATCGTCGGGATTGTCGGCGCGTTCATCGGCGGCTGGCTTGCCGGTGTGCTGCACATTTCGCTTGGCGGCGGCTGGATCGGTTCGATCATTACCGCTGTGATCGGCGCCGTCATTCTGCTGTTTCTTATCCGGCTCGTCCGGCGCGGCACCTGAGCGTAGCACCTGATGTCTTACGGCGTCGGGGGCGAATGCCACCTGACGCCGGTTTTACCTAGAGTTTAGAGTGGTGCTTCCACTGCCGGCAACATCGAGCCGGTGTCACGCAGCCGCGTATGCCAAGCGAAAGCCTGGTCCAACTGATGCGGCGTTTGCCCACCCCATCGCAAGGCGTCCCGATAGTAGTCGCGAAGCAGATCGCGATACAGCGGATGCGCGCAGTTCTCGATGATCAGCGTAGCGCGTTCACGCGGCGCCAGTCCACGCAGATCGGCCAAGCCCTGCTCCGTCACGACCACGTCCACATCGTGTTCGTTGTGATCGCAGTGCGGGACCATCGGCACGACACTCGAGATGCGGCCACCCTTCGCCATCGACTTCGTCGCAAAGATCGCGCATGACGCGTTGCGCGCGAAATCGCCCGAGCCGCCAATGCCGTTCATCATGTGCGTGCCGCCCACGTGCGTGGAATTCACATTGCCGTAAATGTCGAACTCCAACGCGGTATTCAACGCAATCAGACCCAGCCGGCGAATCACTTCAGGATGGTTGCTCACCTCCTGCGGACGCAACACCAGGCGATCGCGATAGCGCTCGAGTTCGCCGAACACCTGCGCCTGACGCGCGGCCGACAGCGTAATCGACGCACCCGAGGCGAACGTCACCTTGCCGGCGTCCATCAGATCGAAGGTCGAATCCTGCAGCACTTCTGAGTAAATTTCGAAGGCATCGAAAGGTGAATTGGCGAAGCCCGCCAGCACCGCATTGGCAATCGTGCCGATGCCCGCCTGCAACGGCGGCAAGTGGCGGGGCATGCGCCCACGCGCCACTTCGTGTTGAAAAAACGTTATCAAATGACCGGCGATCAACTCGGTTTCCGCGTCCGCGGGCAGCACCGTGGACGGGCTGTCCGCCTTATCGGTGATCACGATCGCCGCGATTTTGTCGAGCGGGATCTCGATGGCCTGCGTGCCGACACGGTCTTGCGGACGCACGATCGGCAGCGGTTCGCGATGCGGCCTGCGGCCCGGTATCCAGATGTCGTGCAGTCCCTCGAGCGCGAGCGGCTGGGCAAGATTGATTTCGACGATGACCTTGTCGGCGAGGATCGCGAAGCTGGCCGAGTTGCCGACTGATGTGGTCGGCACAATGCCGCCGGTTTCGGTGATTGCGGCAGCTTCGATAATGGCGATGTCGAGTTTGCCGAGCTGATTGGCGCGCAGCATCTCGACGGTTTCGGAGAGGTGCTGATCGACGAACATCACTTCGCCGCGATTAATCGCATCGCGCAGGGTCTTGTCGACCTGGAACGGCAAGCGGCGGGCCAACACATGCGCCTCGGTGAGCATGCGATCCACGTCATGACCGAGCGATGCGCCGGTCATCAACGTAATTTGCAGCGGCTTGCCTTCCTGGCGGACCCGCTCGGCGAGTGCGACAGGCACAGCTTTGGCGTCGCCCGCGCGCGTAAAGCCACTGGCGCCGACGCGCATGCCGTCCTGAATCAGTAGCGCCGCCTCGGCGGCTGAAGTGATTTTTCCGCGCAGCGCGGAGCAACGAATCCGGTCTTGGTACATGAAACTGAGTCTCTCCATAGTCACTAGTCAAGTCTACCGGTGCGCACGTCTGCGGTGCGCTTCGCTCAGTAGCCAGATCGTCGCACCAGCCGCGGCGTCTCGATGGGACGGCGTCGCGGCCAGGCGTTTCGTCGCGTGTGTAAAGCTCGCGACAGGTCCTGCGGGTGTTACGCGTGGCGCTGCTTAGCTGCCGAAGTAGAGATTGCAAAAGCTCATAGGCCCGACGCACTCTTCAGCCTTGGCCTTCGGTGCAACGATACGGCTTTGCTCGGCGACGCTGTTCGCGCGCGGTGCAGTTGCTTGTGCAACCTGTTGTTCCGGAGCGGCAGGCGCCGTTTGCGCATGCGCGACAGCAGCGGACAAAGAGCAGGCAATCAGGGCAATCTTCAACACATTCATTTCGTTCTCCAGTACTTACGATTACGGCCAGTAGGAAGTCCTCTTGGGAGACTGCGTGGCAGTGATGAAACTATATGACCGCCACCTATGCAGATAAACGGGGCTGGACGGAAGTGATCTTTCCATCTGGCAGAAGGATCGGGACGCACGCCCGATCCACCGCGCATGGGTCAACGTGCATTGAAAGGCGCGTCTTTGTCGAGCAACGCTGTGCGGATGAAGTGGAGGCAACTCAGGATGCGCTGCAGGTCGTGCCGCTTGTCGCGGTCCGCATGAACGGTTTCCAGGACGTCCTGCGCGACCCACGTGGCCGAGCGCACCGATACGAGTGCCCGCTCGAGCCCACGCGCGTCAGGCCGCTCGAAAAGCCGCGCGAGGTCGTCGCAAGTCTGCGCGAGGCTACTACGCCAGCGCGAATGAAGCGCTTGCGCGTAGCCGGCACGCGCCGCTTCATTGCGAAGATCGATTACGGCGTGCCCTACTTCGAGGGTGACGAGCATCCAGCGCAAGGCATCACGGCGGCGGCGGGAGCGCCGCGTCAACAGCATGCGCAACTGCGAGGTCAGATCGTGTGTACTCGACTGAAAGCGCTGATTGAGCCCGGGCAGTTCGTCCTTGCACGCGGACACGACTTGCGCGCGCAAATCACCTTTGATTCTTCGGGTGAGCCACGGCATATCCGCGGGAAACACCACCGCGAAAATGATCGCCGCGAGCAGGAGCGACGCCGTGATAGCGATGCCATTGTTGATCAGCAGGTCGGGCGCATACCTGACGACGTTGTCCGGTCCGGCGAGCAGGCAGAAGAACACCGAAAAACCGATGCCATACCCTGCCGCGCGCTTACGTGATGCGATGAAGGCGCCGAGCGCAAGCACCGGGGCGAGCATCGCGCAAAGAAGCGGAAAACCATCGATGTTCGGATATACGTAGCACGTGAAAAGGTAGCCGGTCATGGTTGCCAGTACCGCACCGACCGCCATCTGAACGGCCATTTTCGATGCGTTCGGCGCGGTCGACGTCAACGCACAGGCCAACGCCGCACCGATCACCGCCAGACCGCCGCTCGGCCAGTCGGTGGCGATCCAGAACCAGCCGGCGATCGCCATGACCGCCGCTGATCTGACGAAGGTAAACGCGACCACAAAGCCGTTCGTCTT
This genomic interval carries:
- a CDS encoding Uncharacterized membrane protein YeaQ/YmgE, transglycosylase-associated protein family, with the protein product MEHGIIAWLIIGAVAGWLAGVLVKGGGFGLIVDIIVGIVGAFIGGWLAGVLHISLGGGWIGSIITAVIGAVILLFLIRLVRRGT
- a CDS encoding succinyl-CoA:acetate CoA-transferase, translated to MYQDRIRCSALRGKITSAAEAALLIQDGMRVGASGFTRAGDAKAVPVALAERVRQEGKPLQITLMTGASLGHDVDRMLTEAHVLARRLPFQVDKTLRDAINRGEVMFVDQHLSETVEMLRANQLGKLDIAIIEAAAITETGGIVPTTSVGNSASFAILADKVIVEINLAQPLALEGLHDIWIPGRRPHREPLPIVRPQDRVGTQAIEIPLDKIAAIVITDKADSPSTVLPADAETELIAGHLITFFQHEVARGRMPRHLPPLQAGIGTIANAVLAGFANSPFDAFEIYSEVLQDSTFDLMDAGKVTFASGASITLSAARQAQVFGELERYRDRLVLRPQEVSNHPEVIRRLGLIALNTALEFDIYGNVNSTHVGGTHMMNGIGGSGDFARNASCAIFATKSMAKGGRISSVVPMVPHCDHNEHDVDVVVTEQGLADLRGLAPRERATLIIENCAHPLYRDLLRDYYRDALRWGGQTPHQLDQAFAWHTRLRDTGSMLPAVEAPL